In the genome of Hymenobacter cellulosivorans, one region contains:
- a CDS encoding heparinase II/III domain-containing protein: MKHVVATLYLLFLLISTGRAQTGSWNPPGADQSYPRTLLRAEAVPAVQAALQQPTTQRLYQGLYQSAVVQPTTDNTSSDGRRQRATLAKNAAFVALLDRQVQNGAVSPLPAADKAALIASTRGLLETINTNVEVFATLSNPSSYNDWQWRSKDLIDYLIAYDLLRGAGETDNSLAVAKRRLQEFAGNLDSQAVKPFRPVSFVSYEFFKQVKNNHALMTAAALGMAAVVLNDVGSATYVSRRPTSWINHGLYNLDNVLWQDAQRQSDPAKVAGYAEGPYYFKYAFLNCLPFFRAMGNFLPDNTLTYSFGGTSRAIRNPYYDPRYDQLYTWITAILLPDGRLPALEDSYVDMGMPELALTGKSRYLKPLHLGNLSGRQLNSLTTQLRDITVDMRAAYLAANLTPTAPTNAALTVLPQSGNLVFRSGNDSLATYLHVNGKGGAAQSNSGGHSQADASSFLLYAHGQLLALDPGYLSYGRRDSLGQATNHNMLLVDNAGPAIGAPSTPNDAPASIRTTFQTDKLSYGEVQTSYKAATITRKTLFIRNSYYLLADFVQAGAAHTYTWQLHGYGLENGPTATGTFTDKLADHEGVWQKNGASLLAHVTATGGASGYAKATNRHELTYNLSEKHTTLLVQKTGAASTQFLAALVPFTTAAPRLTTSSTAATAAVTARGDYQDLAFAQADTVLTTDASNLLSQPVKADGLVNFFSQDAAGNFAQLFLEQGTVLYYGAAPVVQSAKRATISWQRTGVTTYGGYVSRATTLTIPMSNAPTAVTGAGITSFRYNAANQELSIILSQASDFRVTLPISGGNVLSVELTGFTALRTNRGTRLAWQTASEHHNRGFAVERRTTAESQFREIGFVNGLGTATTAQRYQHQDATAPADAVYYRLRQQDEDGSTTYSPVVALPAVEAVPALSVTPVPAQDFLTVSLTGTADQRVELTLLDQRSRVVLRQAVRGEARLEVSSLAPGLYFVRATDAAGTLVGKPQKVLIVR, encoded by the coding sequence TTGAAACACGTCGTCGCTACCCTCTATTTACTATTTCTGTTGATTTCAACGGGCCGCGCCCAGACCGGGAGCTGGAACCCGCCGGGCGCCGACCAGTCGTACCCCCGGACGCTGCTGCGGGCCGAAGCAGTACCCGCGGTGCAAGCCGCTTTGCAGCAGCCCACGACCCAGCGGCTGTACCAGGGACTTTATCAGAGTGCCGTAGTCCAGCCCACCACGGATAATACTTCCTCGGATGGGCGGCGCCAGCGGGCTACCCTGGCCAAGAATGCAGCCTTCGTGGCCCTGCTCGACCGGCAAGTGCAAAACGGGGCGGTTAGTCCCCTGCCGGCAGCCGACAAGGCGGCCCTGATTGCCAGCACCCGCGGCCTGCTCGAAACCATCAATACCAACGTCGAGGTGTTTGCCACGCTGAGTAATCCATCGTCGTACAACGACTGGCAGTGGCGCTCCAAAGACCTGATTGACTACCTGATAGCCTACGACCTGCTGCGCGGCGCCGGTGAAACCGACAACTCCCTGGCCGTAGCCAAGCGCCGGCTGCAGGAGTTTGCCGGCAACCTCGATTCCCAGGCCGTGAAGCCCTTCCGGCCGGTAAGCTTCGTGAGCTACGAGTTTTTCAAGCAGGTCAAAAACAACCACGCCCTGATGACGGCCGCGGCCCTGGGCATGGCCGCCGTAGTGCTCAACGACGTAGGCAGTGCCACCTACGTCAGCCGGCGGCCAACTTCCTGGATTAACCACGGCCTGTACAACCTCGACAACGTGCTCTGGCAGGACGCCCAGCGGCAGTCGGACCCGGCGAAGGTGGCGGGCTACGCCGAAGGGCCCTACTATTTCAAGTACGCCTTTCTCAACTGCCTGCCGTTTTTCCGGGCCATGGGCAACTTCCTGCCCGACAACACGCTGACTTACTCGTTTGGCGGCACTTCGCGCGCCATTCGCAACCCGTATTACGACCCGCGCTACGACCAGCTTTACACCTGGATTACGGCCATTCTACTGCCCGATGGCCGGCTGCCCGCTCTGGAAGATTCCTACGTGGACATGGGCATGCCCGAGTTGGCCCTGACCGGAAAGAGCCGCTACCTCAAACCCTTGCACCTGGGCAATTTGTCGGGCCGGCAGCTAAACTCACTGACTACCCAGCTGCGCGATATAACCGTGGACATGCGCGCGGCCTACCTGGCGGCCAACCTCACGCCCACTGCCCCGACCAACGCGGCCCTGACCGTGCTGCCGCAAAGCGGCAACCTGGTGTTCCGCTCCGGTAACGACTCCCTGGCTACCTACCTGCACGTAAACGGCAAGGGCGGCGCCGCCCAATCCAACTCCGGCGGCCACAGCCAGGCCGATGCCAGCTCCTTCCTGCTCTACGCCCACGGCCAGCTGCTGGCCCTCGACCCGGGCTACCTCAGCTACGGCCGCCGCGACTCGCTGGGTCAGGCTACCAACCACAACATGCTGCTGGTCGATAACGCCGGGCCGGCCATCGGGGCGCCCAGCACGCCCAACGATGCCCCGGCCAGCATCCGCACCACGTTCCAAACCGATAAACTCTCCTACGGGGAAGTACAGACGAGTTACAAAGCGGCCACGATTACGCGTAAAACCCTGTTTATCCGCAACAGCTACTACCTGCTGGCCGATTTTGTGCAGGCCGGCGCGGCCCACACCTACACCTGGCAGCTGCACGGCTACGGTCTGGAAAACGGCCCAACCGCCACCGGCACCTTCACCGATAAGCTCGCCGACCACGAAGGCGTGTGGCAGAAAAACGGCGCGAGTCTGCTGGCCCACGTCACGGCTACCGGCGGGGCCTCGGGCTACGCCAAAGCTACCAACCGCCACGAACTGACCTACAATCTCTCGGAAAAGCACACGACCTTGCTGGTCCAGAAAACCGGAGCGGCATCTACGCAGTTTCTGGCGGCCCTGGTCCCTTTCACCACGGCCGCCCCGCGCCTAACTACCAGTAGCACCGCCGCTACGGCCGCCGTAACGGCCCGCGGCGACTACCAGGACCTAGCCTTTGCCCAAGCCGATACCGTGCTGACCACCGATGCCAGCAACCTGCTTTCCCAACCGGTCAAGGCCGATGGGTTGGTGAATTTTTTCTCCCAGGATGCGGCCGGCAACTTCGCCCAGCTGTTTCTGGAGCAAGGCACAGTGCTGTATTATGGCGCCGCGCCGGTTGTGCAGTCGGCTAAGCGGGCTACTATCAGCTGGCAGCGTACGGGCGTTACAACCTACGGCGGCTACGTAAGCCGGGCTACCACTCTGACCATTCCGATGAGCAATGCGCCCACGGCCGTTACGGGTGCTGGCATCACCAGCTTCCGCTATAATGCTGCTAATCAGGAATTGAGCATTATCCTGTCCCAGGCTTCCGATTTTCGGGTGACGCTGCCCATTTCCGGCGGCAACGTACTGTCCGTGGAGCTTACCGGCTTTACGGCCCTGCGCACGAACCGCGGCACCCGCCTAGCTTGGCAAACGGCTTCGGAACACCACAACCGCGGCTTTGCCGTGGAGCGGCGTACTACGGCAGAAAGCCAGTTTCGGGAAATTGGCTTTGTCAACGGCCTTGGTACGGCCACCACTGCGCAACGCTACCAGCACCAGGATGCCACCGCCCCCGCCGACGCCGTGTACTACCGCCTCCGGCAACAGGATGAGGACGGCAGCACGACTTACTCGCCGGTAGTGGCTTTGCCCGCCGTAGAAGCAGTTCCCGCCCTTAGCGTCACGCCCGTTCCGGCCCAGGATTTTCTGACGGTTTCCCTTACCGGTACTGCTGATCAACGCGTTGAGCTGACGCTGCTGGATCAGCGGAGCCGGGTCGTGCTGCGGCAAGCGGTGCGCGGTGAGGCCCGGCTGGAGGTGAGCAGCCTGGCGCCCGGCCTCTACTTCGTACGCGCTACGGATGCGGCCGGCACCCTGGTGGGTAAGCCGCAGAAGGTGCTGATTGTGCGGTAA
- a CDS encoding nucleoside deaminase, giving the protein MEAPRDEFMREAIRLSIEKMQAGFGGPFGAVVVKDGRIIAHGFNQVTSTNDPTCHAEVDAIRKACRELGTFQLDDCDLYTSCEPCPMCLGAIYWARPRRVFYGNTKQDAAAIGFDDQFIYDEIEKPLAERQVPMTQLLRDEALAGFRAWEAKEGKTEY; this is encoded by the coding sequence ATGGAAGCCCCCCGCGACGAGTTCATGCGTGAAGCCATTCGCCTGTCAATTGAGAAAATGCAAGCCGGCTTCGGTGGTCCTTTCGGTGCTGTGGTGGTCAAAGACGGCCGCATCATTGCCCACGGCTTCAACCAGGTAACCAGCACCAACGACCCCACCTGCCACGCCGAGGTAGATGCCATCCGCAAGGCCTGCCGGGAGCTGGGCACCTTCCAGCTCGACGACTGCGACCTATATACCAGCTGTGAGCCCTGCCCCATGTGCCTGGGCGCTATTTACTGGGCCCGCCCCCGCCGCGTGTTTTACGGCAATACCAAGCAGGATGCCGCCGCCATCGGCTTCGACGACCAGTTTATCTACGACGAAATCGAGAAGCCACTGGCCGAGCGTCAGGTGCCGATGACCCAGCTGCTGCGCGACGAGGCCCTGGCCGGCTTCCGGGCCTGGGAAGCCAAGGAAGGCAAGACCGAGTATTAA
- a CDS encoding CHRD domain-containing protein yields the protein MQKHLTLILTGLLLLTSGLLRADHLRAHLLLSAKLEGAQEVPAVNTNAKGVASFTINPTRDTLFITATFVGLSGPITGAHVHLGARGVAGPIVTSLEPMLRGNRMQGFLTGSDFDVAKRRKYLLGAYYINVHTAANPNGEIRGQIELEKDFAYITQLNGAGAVPAVTTTASGFGGFALSQDKSKIKFQTIVRGLSGAITGMELRNATATTAGTSVLNLLPFRDQLNPNVFSGEFTPTPAVLAAFEAGTLYVNVTTAANAGGEIRGRIFQDRAFINFDARLDSAQVVGGRHSPGKGIAILRLSPTLDSMYVFATYAGLSGPVTSALLYASPVGEANTASVQASAEMVSFIQNEFLGVLFTGLNAPGNTLTRTLLAGNINLQLATAARPNGEIRGQAYRLAREGYTFAMNGNQERPTPVASPGFGSGLVSIDRDQSNAHFMLSWGGLTGPAQAGHFHTGLITQAGPVVFDLMPFFDNATVPMAADGYWQMTANAAPNANRPFTLRRSIQFRRDSMYVNLHTAQFPSGEIRGQVLRGAKNLSLVLSSATAIVNGTFAAFPSPFQNSFTLTFDARTTDTATVQVSDLVGRSVLTLPVAMRIGANRTELNLPQLRAGVYLVTLEAGGAKTVTRVVKQ from the coding sequence ATGCAAAAACACCTTACTCTGATCCTGACCGGATTATTGCTGCTGACGTCCGGGCTGCTACGGGCCGACCATCTGCGGGCCCACCTGCTGCTCTCGGCCAAGCTGGAAGGCGCTCAGGAAGTGCCCGCTGTGAACACAAACGCCAAAGGCGTAGCCAGCTTCACGATAAACCCGACCCGGGATACGCTCTTCATTACTGCTACGTTCGTAGGGTTGAGTGGCCCCATCACTGGCGCACACGTGCATTTGGGTGCCCGGGGCGTAGCTGGTCCCATTGTAACCAGCCTGGAACCTATGCTGAGAGGCAACCGGATGCAGGGCTTTCTCACCGGTTCCGATTTCGATGTGGCCAAACGCCGTAAATACCTGCTCGGCGCTTACTACATTAATGTCCACACCGCCGCCAACCCGAACGGGGAAATCCGGGGCCAGATTGAGCTCGAAAAGGATTTTGCCTACATCACCCAGCTAAACGGCGCTGGAGCCGTACCTGCCGTGACGACGACGGCCTCCGGCTTCGGCGGCTTTGCCCTTTCCCAGGATAAAAGCAAAATCAAGTTTCAAACCATCGTGCGGGGACTCAGCGGGGCCATTACCGGCATGGAGTTGCGCAATGCTACCGCCACCACGGCCGGTACTTCCGTACTCAACTTGCTGCCTTTCCGGGACCAGTTGAATCCGAACGTGTTCAGCGGCGAGTTTACGCCTACGCCCGCCGTGCTGGCTGCTTTCGAGGCTGGTACGCTGTATGTCAACGTCACGACGGCTGCTAACGCCGGGGGCGAAATCCGGGGCCGTATTTTCCAGGACCGTGCCTTTATCAACTTTGACGCCCGCCTGGATAGTGCCCAGGTGGTAGGTGGCCGCCATTCGCCGGGTAAAGGCATTGCTATTCTGCGCCTGAGCCCCACGCTCGACTCGATGTACGTATTTGCCACCTATGCCGGCTTGAGCGGCCCGGTTACGTCGGCACTGCTCTACGCATCGCCGGTGGGTGAGGCCAATACGGCCAGCGTGCAGGCCAGCGCCGAGATGGTAAGCTTTATCCAGAATGAATTTTTGGGAGTGCTGTTTACGGGTCTGAATGCGCCAGGTAATACACTGACCCGCACCTTACTGGCCGGTAATATCAATCTGCAGCTGGCTACGGCTGCCCGCCCCAACGGCGAAATCCGGGGCCAGGCATATCGGCTGGCTCGTGAAGGCTATACGTTTGCTATGAACGGTAACCAGGAGCGTCCGACGCCAGTTGCTTCACCTGGCTTCGGCTCAGGCCTGGTTTCTATCGACCGGGACCAAAGCAACGCGCACTTTATGCTCTCCTGGGGCGGCCTGACCGGCCCGGCCCAGGCCGGCCACTTCCACACGGGTCTCATCACCCAGGCTGGCCCCGTCGTGTTTGATCTGATGCCCTTTTTCGATAATGCGACGGTTCCCATGGCCGCTGATGGCTACTGGCAGATGACGGCCAACGCTGCTCCAAATGCCAACCGCCCATTCACCCTGCGTCGCTCTATCCAGTTCCGGCGCGATAGTATGTACGTGAACCTGCACACGGCGCAGTTCCCCAGCGGGGAAATCCGCGGGCAGGTGCTGCGCGGGGCCAAGAACCTTTCCTTGGTGCTAAGTTCTGCAACTGCCATTGTAAACGGCACTTTCGCAGCCTTCCCCAGCCCGTTCCAGAACTCGTTTACGCTCACTTTCGACGCCCGTACCACGGATACTGCCACGGTACAGGTATCGGATTTGGTGGGGCGCAGCGTCCTGACCTTACCGGTCGCCATGCGGATTGGTGCCAACCGCACGGAACTGAACTTGCCGCAACTACGAGCTGGCGTATACCTGGTAACCCTGGAAGCAGGAGGCGCCAAGACCGTAACTCGGGTTGTGAAGCAATAA
- a CDS encoding RagB/SusD family nutrient uptake outer membrane protein, with amino-acid sequence MKAFPMLDGKKPGQSTKYAYSDQLFFKNRDPRFNKTIAYNGTSWPLNGDTGYRLWTYYRGNSSVEPTASRTGFYTRKAIDSRLSPAQAQFAGTDWIEIRYAEVLLNLAESACGVGNIAEAYTQLKALRQRAGIEAGDGNYGLQAGMSRAQMFEAILYERQIELALEGKRFWDLRRWKKMESVLNGKKRTGVTITLKSTAPANFATIRDGLSLDQVYTDYFEVIKFKDLDTRYTAGIKWKPEYYFFAIPQQALDNNPQLKQNLLWPSGSFDPVQ; translated from the coding sequence GTGAAAGCCTTCCCGATGCTGGACGGCAAAAAGCCCGGCCAGTCGACCAAATACGCGTACTCGGACCAACTGTTCTTTAAAAACCGGGACCCGCGCTTCAACAAGACCATTGCCTACAACGGCACCAGCTGGCCCCTGAACGGTGATACCGGCTACCGGCTTTGGACCTACTACCGCGGCAACTCTTCCGTAGAGCCCACGGCCAGCCGTACCGGCTTTTATACGCGCAAAGCCATTGATTCCCGTCTGAGTCCGGCCCAGGCCCAGTTCGCGGGCACCGACTGGATTGAAATCCGCTACGCCGAAGTGCTGCTCAACCTGGCCGAAAGCGCCTGCGGCGTAGGCAACATAGCCGAGGCCTACACCCAGCTCAAAGCCCTGCGGCAGCGCGCCGGCATCGAGGCTGGTGATGGCAACTACGGACTGCAGGCGGGCATGAGCCGCGCCCAGATGTTCGAGGCCATTCTCTACGAGCGGCAGATTGAGCTGGCCCTGGAAGGCAAGCGGTTCTGGGATTTGCGCCGGTGGAAAAAGATGGAAAGCGTGCTCAACGGCAAGAAGCGCACGGGCGTGACCATCACCCTAAAATCCACTGCCCCGGCCAACTTTGCCACCATCCGCGACGGGCTGAGTCTGGATCAGGTCTACACCGATTACTTTGAGGTCATCAAGTTCAAAGACCTGGACACGCGCTACACCGCCGGTATCAAATGGAAGCCGGAGTACTACTTCTTCGCCATTCCGCAGCAAGCCCTTGATAACAATCCGCAGCTCAAGCAAAACCTGCTTTGGCCCAGCGGCTCCTTCGACCCGGTGCAGTAA
- a CDS encoding RagB/SusD family nutrient uptake outer membrane protein, giving the protein MKLSRITALLACSAWFALSGCEDTLDKMDLSASTEDVVFQDEAFATLNLSYIYDQNLPVWFGQTGIGLGNTNPSILSDEVQGESVFLEGTVQVNTVTDFGTSLDGKNNYGKIRTINMFLRALDRSPLTKEVKDRLRSQALFFRAWRYFDLVRIYGGVPLVLTPLEAVGVEARAAAYLPRNTSTETFSRIVADLDTAITYLPGKWTNSSVDWGRIHKGGAAAFKARVLLYAASPQFNPSDDVSKWQAAFAASQQAKTLLSANGFGLHTSFDQLWFEEVNNREAVMVTSFNTATADQLKKSNTYDNTTRPAYTGTGAARPTSPPGSW; this is encoded by the coding sequence ATGAAACTTTCTCGTATCACCGCCCTACTGGCCTGCTCGGCCTGGTTTGCCCTCTCCGGCTGCGAAGACACCCTGGACAAAATGGATTTGAGCGCCTCAACCGAGGACGTGGTTTTCCAGGACGAAGCCTTTGCCACGCTAAACCTAAGCTACATCTACGACCAGAACCTGCCCGTCTGGTTTGGCCAGACCGGGATTGGCCTGGGCAACACCAATCCCAGCATCCTCTCGGACGAGGTTCAGGGGGAAAGCGTCTTTCTCGAAGGCACGGTGCAGGTCAATACCGTCACCGATTTTGGCACCAGCCTCGACGGCAAGAACAACTACGGTAAGATCCGCACCATCAACATGTTTTTGCGGGCCCTCGACCGCTCGCCGCTGACCAAGGAGGTCAAAGACCGGCTCCGGTCCCAGGCTCTGTTTTTCCGGGCCTGGCGCTATTTCGACCTCGTGCGGATTTACGGCGGAGTGCCGCTGGTGCTGACCCCGCTCGAAGCCGTGGGTGTGGAGGCCCGGGCCGCCGCCTACCTGCCGCGCAACACCTCCACCGAAACCTTCTCCCGCATTGTGGCCGACCTAGATACGGCCATTACCTACCTGCCCGGCAAATGGACGAATAGCTCCGTCGACTGGGGCCGGATTCACAAAGGCGGCGCCGCGGCATTCAAGGCCCGGGTGCTGCTCTACGCTGCCAGCCCTCAGTTCAACCCCAGCGACGACGTGAGCAAGTGGCAGGCCGCCTTTGCGGCCAGTCAGCAGGCCAAAACCCTGCTCTCGGCCAATGGCTTCGGCCTGCACACCTCCTTCGACCAGCTCTGGTTTGAGGAAGTCAACAACCGGGAGGCGGTTATGGTAACCAGTTTTAATACCGCCACGGCCGACCAGCTCAAGAAAAGCAACACCTACGATAACACCACCCGCCCGGCCTACACCGGCACGGGAGCGGCTCGGCCAACCAGCCCACCTGGGAGCTGGTGA
- a CDS encoding SusC/RagA family TonB-linked outer membrane protein codes for MTHFLPLFPTRPTALCQGAAYTLLAGLLLGGAPTYAAAADSPATTARPVFMNITGTVRDAKGEPIPGVSVVIKGTTTGTATDAQGVFRINLPTGNEVLVLSSIGFKKVEVLAGGRTTIDVTLEEETSKIDEVVVVGYGTQSKATLTGAVSTVDMKAIEELPVGSLSTALVGQTPGVGVSGGTGRPGDKGQITVRNPLVLTKDGGTTRPLYVIDNVVRTEEDFNLLDQSEVEAISVLKDASAAIYGARSNQGVVVVATKRGKAGPPKFSYSGSVGQADAVRLPTMMNGVELATYLNSYNIYRGRPLTDPAIYTPDELAHFQQNNYNWLKEAWKPATVTRHALNVSGGSERATYFAGLSYNYQNGNFDNINANKWTFRASTDVNVTKRLKAGLSLSGDLYQKRMYYLKIGGESAENDVRGLLYTPQFNQPYVNGLPVQLSSGTGFDSFHFFEIQNSDNYSSQRNTGLNITANLDYELPFIKGLKARVLYSKTMDNNFGKQYGTRFPVYQFSMLGTNKHIYGGTVTKQNFLNNGDIVRLVPSYTNSYQLNGYLNYDRQFGRHQVSAIAFFEQSETFFDEAETYKTSPIPGAIDNVRFATGSTYSYESQSESGILSYAGRINYSYANKYLLEVAMRYDGSTNFAPEYRWGFFPSVSAGWVMSEEPFFPTSDRVNFLKLRGSVGMLGGDATRAYNWQENYRFETGKGAVFGGNNDRTLTATPNNALANRAARWDDNTKYNLGVDARFLDNHLSLTADGFYDHRYNMLTALVSSAPLLIGASLPSENFSTIDAFGYEVSLGYNNTINKDWQYRLNTFFTWSDNKQIKVDVEPGKVGQWDDPTGHSTDQGVVGYKYLGMFRNQGEVDAFLEQNKGYTLFGDAPKPGMLYYQDIRGPKDASGQYTAPDGKITEDDMTFLNKKEQNHYSVGLNPSLSYKGFSMQLTMGISFGGQGTVESAARKAATATSNRPAFWTDHWTPENQGAQYPAPFTSNSYDRTSEFWFRSSTSVGIRNATVSYSLPAGLTSRMGLSSVKAYLVAVNAVNFYNPYNYKAYSGAYDTYPVLRSLSLGINVGF; via the coding sequence ATGACGCACTTTCTACCCTTATTTCCCACCCGCCCGACGGCCCTGTGCCAGGGGGCTGCCTACACGCTACTCGCCGGCCTGCTACTCGGTGGCGCCCCGACCTACGCCGCAGCGGCTGACAGCCCAGCCACCACGGCCCGACCGGTGTTTATGAACATCACCGGCACCGTGCGCGACGCCAAAGGCGAACCTATTCCGGGCGTCAGCGTGGTGATTAAGGGCACGACCACGGGCACGGCCACCGATGCGCAGGGCGTGTTTCGCATCAACCTGCCCACCGGCAACGAGGTGCTCGTGCTCAGTTCCATCGGCTTTAAGAAGGTAGAAGTATTGGCCGGCGGCCGCACTACCATCGACGTGACCCTGGAGGAGGAAACTTCCAAGATTGATGAGGTGGTCGTGGTAGGCTACGGCACCCAGTCGAAGGCCACGCTGACGGGCGCCGTGTCGACCGTCGACATGAAGGCCATTGAGGAGCTGCCGGTTGGTAGCCTCTCGACGGCTCTGGTGGGGCAGACGCCGGGCGTGGGCGTGAGCGGCGGCACGGGCCGTCCCGGCGACAAAGGGCAGATTACGGTGCGTAACCCCTTGGTGCTGACCAAGGACGGCGGCACCACCCGCCCGCTCTACGTCATCGACAACGTGGTGCGCACCGAGGAGGACTTCAACCTGCTCGACCAGTCGGAAGTAGAAGCCATTTCGGTGCTCAAGGATGCCTCAGCGGCCATTTACGGGGCCCGCTCCAACCAGGGCGTGGTCGTGGTAGCCACCAAGCGCGGCAAAGCTGGCCCGCCCAAATTCTCCTACAGCGGCTCCGTCGGCCAGGCCGACGCGGTGCGCCTGCCCACCATGATGAACGGCGTGGAGCTGGCTACCTACCTCAACAGCTACAACATCTACCGGGGCCGGCCGCTGACGGATCCGGCCATCTACACCCCCGACGAGCTGGCTCACTTCCAGCAAAACAACTACAACTGGCTGAAAGAGGCCTGGAAGCCGGCCACCGTAACGCGCCACGCCCTAAACGTGAGCGGCGGCAGTGAGCGGGCTACGTACTTTGCCGGCCTGTCGTACAACTACCAGAACGGCAACTTCGACAACATCAACGCCAACAAGTGGACGTTCCGGGCCAGTACCGACGTGAACGTGACCAAGCGCCTGAAAGCGGGCCTGTCGCTGAGCGGCGACTTGTACCAGAAGCGCATGTACTACCTCAAAATAGGGGGCGAAAGCGCGGAAAACGACGTGCGCGGTCTGCTCTACACCCCGCAGTTCAACCAACCTTATGTCAACGGGCTGCCGGTGCAGCTCTCCAGCGGCACGGGCTTCGACTCGTTTCACTTTTTCGAAATTCAGAACTCGGACAACTACTCCTCCCAGCGCAACACGGGCCTCAACATCACGGCCAACCTCGACTACGAGCTGCCCTTCATCAAGGGCCTAAAAGCGCGGGTACTGTACAGCAAGACGATGGACAACAACTTCGGCAAGCAGTACGGCACGCGCTTTCCGGTGTACCAGTTTTCCATGCTGGGTACCAATAAGCACATCTACGGCGGCACCGTCACCAAGCAAAACTTCCTCAACAATGGGGACATCGTGCGCCTGGTGCCCAGCTACACCAACAGCTACCAACTGAACGGCTACCTGAACTACGACCGGCAGTTTGGCCGGCACCAGGTTTCGGCCATTGCCTTCTTCGAGCAGTCGGAAACCTTCTTCGACGAGGCCGAAACCTACAAGACTAGCCCCATTCCTGGCGCCATCGACAACGTGCGCTTTGCCACGGGCAGCACCTATTCCTACGAAAGCCAGTCGGAGTCAGGCATCCTCTCCTATGCTGGCCGCATCAACTACAGCTACGCCAACAAGTACCTGCTGGAAGTGGCCATGCGCTACGACGGCTCCACGAACTTTGCGCCGGAATACCGCTGGGGCTTCTTCCCGTCGGTTTCGGCCGGCTGGGTGATGTCGGAAGAGCCGTTTTTTCCGACCTCCGACCGGGTGAACTTCCTGAAGCTGCGCGGCTCGGTGGGCATGCTCGGCGGCGACGCTACCCGGGCTTACAACTGGCAGGAAAACTACCGCTTTGAAACCGGCAAAGGGGCCGTGTTCGGCGGCAACAACGACCGTACGCTGACAGCCACGCCCAACAATGCGCTGGCCAACCGGGCTGCCCGCTGGGACGACAACACCAAGTACAACCTGGGCGTAGATGCCCGCTTCCTGGATAACCACCTCTCGCTCACGGCCGACGGCTTCTACGACCACCGCTACAACATGCTCACGGCCCTGGTCAGCTCGGCACCCCTGCTGATTGGAGCCTCGCTGCCCTCCGAAAACTTCTCGACCATCGACGCTTTCGGCTACGAAGTGTCGCTGGGCTACAACAACACGATCAACAAGGACTGGCAGTACCGCCTGAACACGTTCTTCACCTGGAGCGACAACAAGCAGATCAAGGTGGACGTGGAGCCGGGCAAAGTCGGGCAGTGGGACGACCCCACGGGCCACTCCACCGACCAGGGCGTGGTGGGCTACAAATACCTGGGCATGTTCCGCAACCAGGGTGAGGTAGATGCCTTCCTGGAACAGAACAAAGGCTACACTCTCTTCGGCGACGCCCCTAAGCCCGGCATGCTCTACTACCAGGATATCCGCGGCCCCAAAGATGCCTCGGGCCAGTACACGGCTCCCGACGGCAAGATTACCGAGGACGACATGACTTTCCTCAATAAAAAGGAGCAAAATCACTACAGCGTGGGCCTAAATCCCAGCCTTTCCTACAAGGGCTTCAGCATGCAGCTCACGATGGGCATTTCATTTGGGGGCCAGGGCACAGTGGAAAGCGCCGCCCGCAAAGCCGCAACGGCTACCTCCAACCGCCCCGCCTTCTGGACCGACCACTGGACGCCCGAAAACCAGGGCGCCCAATACCCGGCTCCCTTCACAAGCAACAGCTACGACCGCACCTCGGAGTTCTGGTTCCGCAGCTCTACTTCCGTGGGAATTCGCAACGCTACCGTTTCCTACAGCCTGCCCGCTGGCCTGACCAGCCGCATGGGCCTGAGCAGCGTGAAGGCCTACCTGGTAGCCGTCAACGCCGTCAACTTCTACAATCCTTACAACTACAAGGCCTACTCGGGTGCTTACGATACCTACCCGGTGCTGCGCTCCTTGTCGCTGGGTATCAATGTGGGCTTCTAA